The Candidatus Poribacteria bacterium genomic interval CTTGTGTTAGGATATGCAAATGACGTATCAACCGCTTGCTGAAGTACGAAAAGTGCTTCGTGTAAAATGGTACCGGAGTAAAATAGACCACACAACCTTACGGAATCTATCAAAACGGAGTGACCTGCAAGGCTGGTTTCAGGCAGGTGGGCATCTTGCCCTCTGGCTATTGACGGGTAGCTTGGTCTACTTCTTTTGGTCGCAAGCGATGTGGCTTGGCTTTTTCATTGGGCTATTTGTGCACGGCACGGTCGCCAGTTTTTTCAAAGGGACAGCCAATCACGAATTGGGACACGGCACCGTATTTCGTACCAAGTGGCTGAACAAATTTTTTCTTTACCTATTGAGCCTCATAAGTTGGTGGGACCATTTTGACTACGCCAGTAGCCACACCTATCACCACCGTTACACCTTATATCCTGAAGGGGATCGCGAAAACCTTCTCCCACTTGAACCCAAACTCGGTTCCCTGTTCGTTCTTCAACTGTTCACCATAAATTTGCTCACGCAACCCGGTCGCACCTTTAGCAAAGGTGGTCTTATTGCTGCAGTTATCTGCACCGTCCGTAGTGCCTTTGGTAAAGAAGGACCGCCAGATATTCCGAGTCAGGAATGGTTGGCATCATTACATACCGACCAACCTGCAGAGCATAAAAATTCGATTTGGTGGTCTCGGATTCTACTCCTTTTTCACGGCACTCTGCTTGTCGTTTCACTCGCCACGGGTTATTGGGTTTTCCCGCTCATCATCACTGCCAGCGCATTTATTGCA includes:
- a CDS encoding fatty acid desaturase, with the translated sequence MTYQPLAEVRKVLRVKWYRSKIDHTTLRNLSKRSDLQGWFQAGGHLALWLLTGSLVYFFWSQAMWLGFFIGLFVHGTVASFFKGTANHELGHGTVFRTKWLNKFFLYLLSLISWWDHFDYASSHTYHHRYTLYPEGDRENLLPLEPKLGSLFVLQLFTINLLTQPGRTFSKGGLIAAVICTVRSAFGKEGPPDIPSQEWLASLHTDQPAEHKNSIWWSRILLLFHGTLLVVSLATGYWVFPLIITASAFIANWGSYAVSMPQHCGLKENDPDFRKCTRSITLNPLAEFLYWRMNWHIEHHTFAGVPCYNLKKLHYLVAEDMPEPRTLLGAWREMRETWQRQKTDPDHFFDTPLPPTAQYIPTETPDVLESSIGELAPKGLE